The Bacteroidota bacterium DNA segment GAGTACATTGAGACCTACCTTAAAGATGGAGAAATTAGAAATTGTGCTGGCTCTGGAAAATGTACTTATACATGCAGAGAAGAGTTAGGATATGCATACACAAAAATGCTGATAGATGATAAACATAGCGGAAAGTTGTATAATCTTGTAGGCGAACCCATTTCTCAAAGTCAACTTGCAGATTATATAAATAAAATCTACAAAACGAATCTCGTTTATAATTCAGTTTCAGTAGAGGCATATGCAACTGAAAGAAAAGAAGAATTAGGCGATTTTATAGGAACTGTTATAGCCGGGATTTACGAAGGAATTAGGAATGGTGCAAATGATATTCCCTCCGATTTTGAAAAAGCTGCAGGCAGACCTCATACATCCGCAATCGAGATAATAAAAGCGTTTAAAGAAAAGTCCAACATCGGGTCAGAAACCCATCTCACTAAAAATTAGTTGAAATATGATACTGTTCAAATTATAATTATCGAAATTAGCTTAATGTAAAACTTAGATTTTCAGTAGCAGCTAGTTGCATTTCTTGAACGACTATTGTTACAAGAAAGCGGATATTTAATAGTTGTGTGTAATCCTCTCTATTTCGTCAGAGAAATAGATTCTCCAAGCGAACGTTTAAGAGTGGAAAATTAATAGTGTATGAGCAAAACAGAATCTATATAATATTAATAATCAGTACGATACAAAAACGTTGTTCCAAATTTGAAGAAAGATGAACTACGAAATTGAAACTGGAACCAATTTAAAATTTACACCTATTAGTAATTTACCTGATGGTTTGATAAAATTCTTGAAAGTATCCTTGAATGAACTTCAGTCAATTGAAGCGTTTACAATAGTTAGCCGAAAAGTAGGAATACTTGGATTGAGAAAAATAATGACTTTATTATTGTTTTACAATGACCAAAACCAATATCAAAAGGATAATATTACGTTAACTAGAGAATTTGAGGATTACTTCAAGACTCAAAACTATTTCATAGACTTGCTGGCCTTCGATATGAGTATTAAATTTTCTTTAAATTTGATTCAAAAGTTTGAAAATCTTGCAATTGAAATAATTAAAACTACACACAACACCAGCTTCAAATAATACTTCGCTTAACGCTTCGTACTATTAAAAGCTGAACGGTAGGCAGCATAAAAGTGAAAAGAACAGGTTTAACCATATTGATAATTATTAGCTGGACATTGATCAATGCTCAGGAAGACAAATATGATAGCTTGAAAAGTTATTTTAACGATTTGAATTTTGTTGAGTTTATTGAAGTTGAAGGTTCTTTAAGGATACCGAACAAATTAGCAGAGACATTTTTTAAAATAGAATTTAATCCTGAAGAGAATAGATGTTATCCTGTGAAAATATATGAACATTCAAATTATGATATGTTTCGGGTTAATATTCCATGTGCAGCTGGAGGAATGTGTGAGAAAGAGATTCTAATTATTTTAGATAAAACAGGAAAATTTATTGACCAAATCGAATCAGGTCATCATTATGAAGATCTGAGTTTTTCTGATTATAAGAATTTTGAAATAAAGGACTCATTGATTATTTGTGAAACAACCTATGAAG contains these protein-coding regions:
- a CDS encoding SDR family NAD(P)-dependent oxidoreductase, whose protein sequence is EYIETYLKDGEIRNCAGSGKCTYTCREELGYAYTKMLIDDKHSGKLYNLVGEPISQSQLADYINKIYKTNLVYNSVSVEAYATERKEELGDFIGTVIAGIYEGIRNGANDIPSDFEKAAGRPHTSAIEIIKAFKEKSNIGSETHLTKN
- a CDS encoding YARHG domain-containing protein, which gives rise to MKRTGLTILIIISWTLINAQEDKYDSLKSYFNDLNFVEFIEVEGSLRIPNKLAETFFKIEFNPEENRCYPVKIYEHSNYDMFRVNIPCAAGGMCEKEILIILDKTGKFIDQIESGHHYEDLSFSDYKNFEIKDSLIICETTYEEYNTSSQKVEHQKIAYSHFIISEKGILQKIGPFYPQKNRKYPFTSVRLISQTELDSIPEHDLDLMRNEIYADHGYIFKSSEWKLYFESKEWYKPLASNVESKLNPIEKINIRLILKEKE